The following coding sequences are from one Schizosaccharomyces osmophilus chromosome 1, complete sequence window:
- the apc15 gene encoding anaphase-promoting complex, platform subcomplex scaffold subunit Apc15 — MSFMSFMASTAHELWYSPFEMSMKELEKDELNLENQELSIKQYGFQWIRPIGINKTMQEQAELGEREAEAGNVDTEIDEEELRSDDFPQPNEQETQDVDLDADVTNADASEFYEEMSDFDFQG; from the exons ATGTCGTTTATGTCTTTTATGGCGTCTACCGCCCATGAATTGTGGTATAGTCCGTTTGAAATGTCTATGAAAGAACTAGAAAAAGATGAGTTGAATCTTGAAAACCAG GAACTTTCCATTAAGCAATATGGCTTTCAATGGATACGGCCCATTGGGATTAATAAGACTATGCAGGAACAAGCAGAACTCGGAGAGCGAGAGGCCGAGGCAGGCAATGTGGACACAGAAATTGATGAGGAAGAGCTGAGGAGCGATGATTTTCCTCAGCCAAATGAGCAAGAAACGCAGGATGTGGATTTGGATGCAGACGTCACGAATGCAGATGCCTCTGAATTCTACGAAGAAATGAGTGACTTCGATTTCCAAGGATAG
- the jmj3 gene encoding histone demethylase H3-K36 specific, Lid2 complex subunit Jmj3 encodes MQENDKSKPVETSDQTGERVSCKFEYVVEGADGIPLVKPSAEEFSDMEAFFQEIRDLGERYGAIKVLKPDSITKPWDTSSDGNSLDKKIDVWVEKTVRRRGEYFEIELVSDAIAQSNSKAQSTVIEPPKFENNISKAIAYYWRSLTHDNLWYGYSHHTDRIIFGIPSRRALESRVHLRSSLPENTWPTSGKTFAGKWKTTLPWRIESNKLYAVHVHLGGAPLQWYLIPSSQASVFQKLAEKLAPNEHWRCADFLLHQNILFPPSTLAQSGINISSTVLRANEMLITFPGSYHSAFCLGDTALRRFAFHAHDSSTLHGDIWSLGITESAFSSKSNWPHIHKPKKACYQDISLTDTHKTTQKDLLPLSNPFKKNNLQPDQNARWNGIHKSQNDKKTYSPATNSISSPSPSPSPTTEKDSNSTSLPLFTLWNSKFRSEFIEKSQEMTNSNIEFSQFEPVYLHSSNHPLFPPPILGLPVPAQFARGDVFWGRILEDRASERMLLLECGSSDTIEVPYEYILTSSSAAGRRSPSYYNPPLKVPDIIYDDGFPVNWNDFDELPSLDRFVLPELLPGNPIRFIPSTKPSFGINTDMEPLKANGTNPLNESISSDMEAASLTKSVGIAEGNVPTPVSATHETNSVSDDEIEQNTEDVLIENRSELLEANDDLEDRFDRLEELRRFHSQLGLEHDTQDTVSHLARRAPEDFSVSLETYELCVNEELEAVNDFSLFPSLE; translated from the exons ATGCAAGAGAATGATAAAAGCAAACCGGTCGAGACAAGTGATCAAACTGGAGAACGCGTTTCGTGCAAATTCGAATATGTTGTCGAGGGAGCTGATGGAATTCCGCTCGTCAAACCG AGCGCGGAAGAGTTTTCAGATATGGAGGCATTTTTTCAGGAGATTCGTGATCTAGGAGAGCGATATGGAGCGATTAAAGTATTAAAACCAGATTCTATTACAAAACCTTGGGATACCTCCTCGGATGGTAATTCTTTggataaaaaaatagaCGTTTGGGTGGAAAAAACTGTTCGTCGAAGAGGAGAGtactttgaaattgaacttgTATCAGATGCAATCGCGCAGTCGAATTCCAAAGCGCAGTCTACTGTTATAGAGCCgccaaaatttgaaaacaatatctCAAAGGCTATTGCTTATTATTGGCGATCACTTACACATGATAATTTGTGGTACGGTTATTCTCATCATACTGATCGTATAATCTTTGGTATTCCATCTCGCCGTGCTTTGGAAAGTAGAGTTCATTTACGTTCAAGTCTTCCTGAGAATACATGGCCGACCTCTGGTAAAACGTTTGCTGGGAAGTGGAAAACAACGTTACCTTGGCGGATTGAATCCAATAAATTATATGCTGTTCATGTTCATTTAGGAGGTGCTCCTTTACAATGGTATTTAATTCCGTCTTCTCAAGCATCGGTGTTTCAGAAACTGGCAGAAAAGCTTGCGCCCAATGAGCATTGGCGATGCGCAGATTTTTTACTGCATCaaaatatcctttttcctcCTTCTACACTTGCCCAAAGTGgaataaatatttcttCGACTGTACTTCGTGCAAATGAAATGTTAATTACGTTTCCTGGCTCTTATCATAGTGCTTTTTGTCTTGGCGATACTGCTTTACGGCGATTTGCCTTCCATGCTCATGATTCCTCGACTTTGCATGGAGACATATGGTCACTTGGGATTACTGAATCagccttttcttcaaaaagtaattgGCCGCACATACACAAACCCAAGAAAGCTTGCTATCAAGATATCTCTCTCACCGACACGCATAAAACGACTCAAAAAGATCTCTTACCTTTATCTAATCCgttcaagaaaaataatttgcAGCCTGATCAAAATGCCAGGTGGAATGGAATACATAAAAGtcaaaatgataaaaaaactTATTCCCCGGCAACGAATTCCATTTCGTCCCCATCTCCGTCTCCGTCCCCTACTACAGAAAAAGACAGTAATTCTACATCTTTACCATTGTTTACCTTATGGAATTCGAAATTCCGTTCCGAgtttattgaaaaatctCAAGAGATGACCAACTCTAATATCGAGTTTTCCCAATTTGAGCCAGTATACCTTCATTCATCTAATCATCCGTTATTTCCCCCTCCAATTTTGGGGCTTCCTGTACCTGCTCAATTTGCTCGAGGTGATGTTTTTTGGGGTCGTATTCTTGAAGATCGTGCAAGTGAACGCATGCTTTTACTTGAGTGTGGTAGCTCTGATACGATAGAGGTTCCTTATGAATATATTTTAACTTCATCCTCTGCCGCTGGTCGGCGGAGTCCGTCTTATTATAATCCACCTTTAAAAGTTCCCGATATTATTTATGATGATGGTTTTCCAGTGAACTGGAATGATTTTGATGAACTCCCTTCTTTAGATCGTTTTGTCCTACCCGAGCTACTTCCTGGAAATCCAATACGTTTTATCCCTTCAACAAAGCCTTCCTTTGGTATTAACACAGATATGGAGCCATTGAAAGCGAACGGTACCAATCCTTTAAACGAAAGTATTTCCTCCGACATGGAAGCAGCTTCCCTTACCAAGTCAGTCGGCATTGCGGAAGGAAATGTCCCAACACCTGTATCAGCAACGCACGAAACTAATTCTGTTTCCGACGACGAGATAGAGCAAAACACAGAAGATGTGTTAATAGAAAATCGTTCAGAGCTTTTAGAGGCCAACgatgatttggaagatCGATTTGATCGACTTGAAGAGCTTCGAAGATTTCATTCGCAATTAGGCTTGGAACACGATACGCAAGACACTGTTTCCCATTTAGCAAGAAGAGCGCCAGAAGATTTCTCCGTTTCTCTTGAAACGTACGAGCTATGTGTAAATGAAGAACTGGAGGCTGTCAAcgatttttctctttttccttcattgGAGTAA
- a CDS encoding mitochondrial RNA-binding protein gives MSLLFSSLFRNGNRFRAVKPPFLFHKAAHSLIAHDIGHIPLDKSECLFFLDNLVNTPTFLNVQRYTAFFFQKNLRNQIQRAFPSSPSFHLEDIIFRWQDGGAFLKVRHAETLEDTEQIFTTLRTAFKERPITSLLHPFSTPTPHIVHGRPWLQDLYAFPARTIVLNFEGPNLSQEKLYSIFRNYGKLRSVEVVTEERAILKFSSLRAATAALNCMHGTRMKDTKFHMRYQHTNRFLSLKDWLVSHPRFAIPLIAALITVVTASLFDPIRRFFVETNIVHGQTLRNIRLFSLVKKTRDIVFSSFQDHDSVDRTPIWTTREKDCEKLQEWLDEALHSFIVVQGPRGSGKRDLVDRAVGDRKHVLLFDCDRLFSGTSQEMFVSSLASQTGYFPLFSFLNSLSSMIDMAAQGLIGQKTGIVSSSEGQVRQILSTTQAVLRKLALGEQENTQHSNVLDESEYLEVHADRLPIVVLDNFQLRKLSNPMQRMIAEWAGNLVKEGIVHVLMLTPDIGGTKTLEQYVGGWENRTLLLGDADPSLARRYVLDSIPEEMQTEKLEKELKKQLPKIGGRLRDLDYVARRLKVNNSSVSDAIGGIISQNTSDILQSFLRSNSLSFGNDKKPIYTSEQAWILISLLSQREHVPYHKLMLDPLFKGCDDAVRALEEDELITITTVNARPDKIFAGKPVYVTAFQQLINDSILRASMSQARCNAIIGLCTSAIRNDEEELQLLKGLGNLESGMKERARYLLARIKKNQSVIEENERLGERFTAELSSNE, from the coding sequence ATGAGTTtgctcttttcttccttgtttAGAAATGGGAATCGCTTTCGTGCGGTAAAACCGCCCTTCCTTTTTCACAAAGCAGCGCACTCTTTGATTGCACATGACATTGGCCATATCCCTCTAGATAAAAGTGAATgcctcttcttcttggaTAATTTAGTAAATACACCCACGTTCCTCAATGTTCAGCGATATACTGcgttcttctttcaaaagaatttacGTAACCAGATTCAGCGTGCTTTTCCGTCTTCTCCCTCTTTTCATCTGGAAGATATTATTTTTCGTTGGCAAGATGGAGGTGCTTTTTTAAAGGTTCGACATGCAGAGACTCTTGAGGATACTGAACAGATATTTACCACCCTTCGTACAGCATTTAAAGAACGCCCTATCACATCACTCCTACATCCTTTCTCTACCCCTACTCCACATATTGTTCATGGACGACCTTGGCTACAGGACCTGTACGCATTTCCTGCTCGGACAATCGTCCTAAACTTCGAAGGCCCCAATTTATCACAGGAAAAGCTTTACAGTATTTTCCGAAACTATGGAAAATTGCGTTCTGTGGAGGTTGTAACTGAAGAGCGTGCTATCCTAAAGTTTTCCTCGTTAAGGGCCGCTACTGCTGCTTTAAATTGTATGCATGGAACCCGAATGAAAGATACAAAGTTTCATATGCGATACCAACACACCAATCGATTTTTGTCTCTCAAAGACTGGTTGGTTTCTCACCCGCGCTTTGCAATTCCATTAATTGCTGCCTTAATAACAGTTGTTACAGCTTCTTTATTCGATCCAATACGGAGGTTCTTTGTAGAGACAAATATTGTACATGGACAAACACTTCGCAACATAAGACTTTTCAGTTTGGTAAAAAAGACCCGTGACATTGTTTTTAGTTCGTTCCAAGATCACGATTCAGTAGACAGAACCCCTATATGGACTACAAGAGAAAAGGACTGCGAGAAATTACAAGAGTGGTTAGACGAAGCATTGCATTCGTTTATCGTCGTCCAAGGTCCCCGAGGAAGTGGTAAGCGTGATCTGGTAGATCGAGCGGTTGGAGATCGCAAACATGTTTTATTATTCGATTGCGATAGATTATTTTCCGGTACCAGTCAGGAAATGTTTGTGAGTTCCTTGGCAAGCCAAACGGGATATTTCCCGTTATTTAGTTTCTTAAATAGTCTATCTTCTATGATCGATATGGCGGCCCAGGGTCTTATCGGTCAGAAAACGGGAATTGTTTCGTCCTCAGAAGGTCAGGTTCGACAAATCCTTAGCACTACACAAGCCGTGCTTCGCAAGCTGGCTTTAGGGGAGCAAGAAAATACCCAACATAGTAATGTTCTCGATGAATCAGAGTATTTAGAAGTTCATGCAGATAGACTGCCGATAGTTGTTCTTGATAACTTCCAACTACGGAAGTTAAGCAACCCAATGCAGCGCATGATCGCAGAATGGGCTGGAAATTTGGTCAAAGAGGGTATTGTGCATGTTTTAATGTTAACGCCAGATATAGGAGGTACAAAAACTTTAGAGCAGTATGTTGGCGGTTGGGAAAACCGTACTTTACTGTTAGGTGATGCTGATCCCTCACTTGCGCGACGTTATGTTTTGGATTCGATACCAGAAGAAATGCAAACAGAGAAGCTTgagaaagaattaaagaaacaGCTACCTAAAATAGGTGGTCGACTTCGAGACCTAGATTATGTTGCTAGACGCCTGAAAGTGAATAATTCAAGTGTATCTGATGCGATTGGCGGTATCATTAGTCAAAACACTTCAGATATTCTTCAAAGTTTCTTAAGATCAAATTCATTATCTTTTGGTAACGATAAGAAACCGATATACACTTCGGAACAAGCATGGATCCTGATAAGTCTATTATCACAGCGTGAACATGTCCCATATCACAAATTAATGCTTGATCCTTTATTTAAAGGCTGTGACGACGCGGTTCGTGCGttggaagaagacgaaCTTATTACGATCACTACTGTGAATGCAAGACCTGACAAGATATTTGCCGGTAAGCCTGTGTATGTTACGGCTTTTCAACAGCTAATAAATGACTCTATATTGCGAGCATCTATGAGTCAGGCTAGATGCAATGCCATTATAGGCCTTTGTACCTCAGCTATTCGAAAtgatgaggaagaattACAGCTATTAAAGGGCCTTGGGAACTTAGAATCTGGcatgaaagaaagagctcGTTACCTTTTAGCTcgaattaaaaaaaaccagAGTGTGATCGAGGAGAATGAAAGACTCGGCGAAAGATTTACGGCCGAGCTCAGTTCGAATGAATAG
- the rtc6 gene encoding mitochondrial ribosomal protein subunit L36 yields MSFLSRFAWRAWKPQSIPLFGVMRFHWNRNLPALHAHMPSSSPFPSLNSRLPLIPTHGFKTKASVKKRCSSCYMDSITSTYPSASLNNYY; encoded by the exons AtgtctttcctttctcgGTTTGCTTGGCGGGCTTGGAAGCCACAATCCATTCCTCTCTTTGGTGTTATGAGATTCCATTGGAATCGTAATTTACCAGCACTTCATGCTCACATGCCATCTTCTTCCCCATTTCCATCTTTAAATTCTCGACTTCCTCTCATTCCTACCCATGGTTTCAAAACAAAGGCTTCAGTGAAAAAACGTTGTTCCAGCTGTTATATG GATTCCATTACTTCTACGTATCCCTCAGCTTCTTTGAATAATTATTATTAG
- the rvb2 gene encoding ASTRA/Swr1/Ino80 complex AAA family ATPase Rvb2, whose amino-acid sequence MSISVSSQNETSKLERLGAHSHIKGIGLNDNLEPKESSDGMVGQVKARRAAGVILRMIQGGKIAGRSILMAGPPSTGKTAIAMAMSQTLGSGTPFVSLSASEVYSLEMSKTEALLQALRKSIGVRIKEETEIIEGEVVEVQIDRSITGGNKQGKLTIRTTDMETVYDLGTKMIDALTKEKVLAGDVVTIDKSMGKVTKLGRSFTRARDYDAMGADTRFVQCPQGEIQKRKELVHTVSLHDIDVINSRTQGFLALFAGDTGEIKPEVREQINTKVSEWREEGKAEISPGVLFVDEVHMLDIECFSFFNRALEDELAPIVIMASNRGITRIRGTNYRSPHGIPVDYLDRMLIISTQTYSHEEVKEILHIRCQEEDVDMAPSALDYLASIGRETSLRYALLLISSSNQIALKRKSATIEDSDIKRVYDLFLDQSRSVKYLEEYEKNYVAETEWPATEDAASMQED is encoded by the exons ATGTCGATTTCTGTTAGTTCTCAAAATGAAACCTCAAAGTTGGAAAGAT TAGGAGCTCATTCTCATATTAAAGGAATTGGCTTAAATGACAATTTAGAGCCAAAAGAATCGAGCGATGGAATGGTAGGCCAGGTGAAGGCTCGCCGAGCTGCAGGTGTAATTCTTCGAATGATCCAAGGAGGAAAAATTGCGGGTCGCTCTATACTCATGGCTGGACCACCATCAACTGGTAAGACAGCTATCGCAATGGCTATGTCCCAAACTCTTGGCTCAGGTACTCCATTTGTCTCGCTTTCTGCCAGTGAAGTGTATTCCTTGGAAATGTCAAAGACTGAAGCTTTACTACAAGCACTCCGGAAAAGCATTGGCGTTCGTatcaaagaagaaacagagATAATCGAAGGTGAAGTCGTGGAGGTCCAAATTGATCGTTCGATCACTGGTGGTAATAAGCAAGGTAAACTTACAATTCGTACTACGGATATGGAAACGGTATATGATTTGGGTACAAAAATGATTGATGCTttgacaaaagaaaaggttcTGGCTGGTGATGTTGTAACGATTGACAAGTCTATGGGTAAAGTCACAAAGTTAGGTCGTTCATTCACAAGGGCTCGCGACTACGATGCTATGGGAGCAGACACTCGTTTCGTTCAATGTCCACAAGgtgaaattcaaaagagaaaggaaCTTGTTCATACTGTTTCCCTTCATGATATTGATGTCATTAACTCTCGAACTCAAGGATTCTTAGCTTTGTTTGCTGGTGATACCGGTGAGATCAAACCAGAAGTCCGTGAACAAATCAACACCAAGGTTAGCGAATGgagagaagaaggaaaagctGAGATTTCTCCTGGTGTATTGTTTGTAGACGAAGTTCATATGCTTGACATTGAGTGCTTCTCATTTTTTAACCGTGCTTTGGAAGATGAACTTGCTCCTATAGTTATCATGGCCTCTAATCGAGGTATCACTCGAATTCGTGGAACCAACTACCGTTCGCCTCATGGTATCCCTGTGGACTATTTAGATAGAATGCTTATTATTTCCACCCAAACTTACTCTCATGAGGAAGTCAAAGAAATTTTGCATATTCGTTgtcaagaagaagacgtTGACATGGCGCCTTCTGCTTTGGATTATTTGGCGTCCATCGGACGCGAAACTAGTCTTCGATATGCGTTACttcttatttcttcttccaatcAAATTGCTTTGAAGCGCAAAAGTGCTACCATTGAAGACTCCGACATCAAACGTGTTTATGACCTTTTCTTGGATCAAAGCCGAAGTGTGAAATACTTGGAAGAGTATGAGAAGAACTATGTTGCCGAAACCGAATGGCCTGCCACTGAAGATGCTGCATCCATGCAAGAAGACTAA
- the lin1 gene encoding U5 snRNP subunit Snu40, which yields MSRAYEGANASSENEEDVYLENDVSNVGRKRYKTKEEGYYDSDSEEEIAMKKPQNDGDASDMFSESSGDEGKAKSDRGVEEQDPSERLGQRGLSSRNELDDEFEEEDANAQEKLRYEDIEGQEDVSDSQGSDFEEENSSLSKSKVTPFNLKEDMEEGDFDETGNFVRKSNDPHDQYDAWLNGDVSSKRSITAAKRAEFARKQQAHKKMLSDMEESKLLPFHTVPEALSFLIVRMEPDENVLSFLQRQSINGSMTTRARKQKKTTENLSPERQSADEYRKQLIETITGCITFLEDRIKMESLYLETKEALQRLFQRITHETWKPPTVDMEKASFSFKWEGDENIYGPYSASQMQAWDNQGYFTNAKLAAFISTSPESGWMFPQNVSYLSENSI from the exons ATGAGCCGTGCTTACGAAGGGGCAAATGCCTCAAGcgaaaatgaagaggaCGTGTATCTGGAAAACGATGTCAGTAACGTTGGAAGAAAGCgttacaaaacaaaagaagaag GATACTATGATTCAGACTCTGAAGAAGAGATAGCGATGAAAAAGCCCCAAAACGACGGTGATGCCTCAGACATGTTTTCAGAGTCATCTGGAgatgaaggaaaagcaaagtccGATAGAGGAGTGGAAGAGCAAGACCCCTCGGAACGACTTGGTCAACGGGGCCTGTCTTCTCGCAATGAACTAGACGATGAGTTTGAGGAGGAGGATGCAAATGCACAAGAAAAGTTACGTTATGAAGACATCGAAGGTCAGGAAGATGTTTCAGACTCACAAGGTTccgattttgaagaagaaaactcgAGTTTAAGCAAGTCAAAGGTCACGCCGTTcaatttaaaagaagatatGGAAGAAGGTGATTTTGACGAAACTGGAAACTTTGTACGAAAGTCCAATGACCCACATGATCAGTATGATGCTTGGTTAAATGGCGATGTTTCTTCCAAACGGAGCATCACTGCTGCAAAGAGAGCAGAGTTTGCACGAAAACAACAAGCTCATAAGAAAATGCTTTCTGAcatggaagaatcaaaacTACTTCCTTTTCACACTGTCCCAGAGGCAttgtcttttcttattGTACGAATGGAACCAGACGAAAATGTCCTAAGTTTTCTCCAGAGACAAAGCATCAATGGTTCTATGACAACTCGTGccagaaagcaaaaaaagactACAGAAAATCTTTCACCGGAACGTCAGTCAGCCGATGAATATCGTAAACAGCTGATTGAAACCATAACAGGTTGTATCACCTTCCTAGAAGATCGAATAAAAATGGAGAGCTTGTACTTGGAAACTAAAGAGGCTTTACAAAGACTTTTTCAACGAATTACTCATGAAACTTGGAAGCCGCCGACAGTTGATATGGAAAAAGCctcattttcctttaagTGGGAAGGggatgaaaatatatatgGGCCTTATTCTGCCTCCCAAATGCAGGCTTGGGATAATCAAGGATATTTTACAAATGCAAAGCTAGCAGCTTTCATTTCTACGTCTCCAGAGAGCGGTTGGATGTTTCCACAAAACGTTTCTTATTTGAGTGAAAACTCAATCTGA